From the genome of Chanos chanos chromosome 5, fChaCha1.1, whole genome shotgun sequence, one region includes:
- the LOC115812549 gene encoding uromodulin-like, giving the protein MYENSVQGLVDWSRYSVSRERQLNLSFECAYPITQTVSTKEDIIPLARNVNVELPAGQGTYQVQMIPYPDPEFSQPFNGSVDAIVDERLYVAVHVDGVDSSQVALVMDTCWATPVRDPTYNISWDLIVNRCPNPEDGTVEVLENGDSTTGLFSFRIFTFVGNFSQVFLHCKTHICLLKDNSCTLMLWMCSSQQL; this is encoded by the exons aTGTATGAGAACTCCGTTCAAGGCTTAGTGGACTGGAGCAGATATTCTGTTAGCCGAGAAAGACAACTGAACCTCAGTTTTGAGTGTGCATATCCGATCACCCAGACCGTTTCCACGAAGGAGGACATCATCCCACTGGCAAG AAATGTTAATGTGGAGCTGCCAGCAGGTCAGGGGACATATCAGGTCCAGATGATTCCGTATCCGGATCCTGAGTTTTCACAACCCTTTAACGGGAGTGTGGATGCAATTGTGGATGAGCGACTCTATGTGGCAGTGCATGTGGATGGGGTTGATAGCAGTCAGGTTGCCCTGGTGATGGATACCTGTTGGGCCACTCCTGTGCGTGATCCTACATACAATATCAGCTGGGACCTCATTGTTAACAG ATGTCCGAATCCTGAGGATGGAACAGTGGAGGTGCTGGAGAATGGTGACTCCACAACTGGCCTTTTCTCCTTCAGAATATTTACATTCGTGGGAAATTTCTCTCAGGTTTTCCTGCACTGTAAAACTCACATATGTCTTCTCAAGGACAACAGCTGTACTCTG ATGCTGTGGATGTGCAGTTCCCAACAGCTGTGA